In Burkholderiales bacterium, the following proteins share a genomic window:
- the accB gene encoding acetyl-CoA carboxylase biotin carboxyl carrier protein: protein MDLRKLKTLIDLVQQSGIAELEITEGEEKVRISRGVPGAAQAVPQPAAVYMAPPPAAPPAAGGEPSAAAAPAEAPREPEGHVIKSPMVGTFYRQSAPGAKPFVEVGQAVKTGETVCIVEAMKLLNEIEADRDGVIKEILVENGQPVEYGQPLFVLA from the coding sequence ATGGATTTACGCAAGCTCAAAACCCTGATCGACCTCGTGCAGCAGTCGGGCATCGCCGAGCTCGAGATCACCGAAGGCGAGGAGAAGGTGCGCATCAGCCGCGGCGTTCCCGGCGCAGCGCAGGCTGTCCCGCAGCCGGCCGCGGTCTACATGGCGCCGCCGCCCGCCGCGCCGCCCGCCGCCGGCGGCGAGCCTTCCGCGGCTGCGGCCCCGGCCGAGGCCCCGCGCGAGCCCGAAGGCCACGTCATCAAGTCGCCGATGGTCGGCACCTTCTACCGCCAGTCCGCGCCCGGCGCGAAGCCTTTCGTGGAGGTCGGCCAGGCGGTGAAGACCGGCGAGACCGTCTGCATCGTCGAAGCCATGAAGCTCCTGAACGAGATCGAAGCCGACCGCGACGGCGTCATCAAGGAGATCCTTGTCGAGAACGGCCAGCCGGTGGAGTACGGCCAGCCGCTCTTCGTCCTCGCCTGA
- the accC gene encoding acetyl-CoA carboxylase biotin carboxylase subunit, with the protein MFEKILIANRGEIALRIQRACRELGIKTVVVHSEADAEAKYVKLADESVCIGPPASSASYLNVPAIISAAEVTDAEAIHPGYGFLSENADFAERVEQSGFVFIGPRPETIRMMGDKVSAKNAMKKAGVPVVPGIDNTLPEDPKEVIRIAREIGYPVIVKAAGGGGGRGMRVVHTEAALLNAVATTRAEAGAAFNNPNVYIEKYLEKPRHIEVQVLADKHKNALYLGDRDCSMQRRHQKVIEEAPAPHVTPRARVRIGERCAEACRKIGYVGAGTFEFLYENGEFYFIEMNTRVQVEHPVTEMITGIDIVQQQIRIACGEKLPIKQRDVLCKGHAIECRINAEDPYKFIPSPGRITSLHMPGGPGVRVDSHAYNGYFVPPNYDSLIGKIIAYGDTREQALARLNIALSETVIEGIKTNIPLHLDLIHDGAFVRGGTSIHYLEEKLAKLASKK; encoded by the coding sequence ATGTTCGAAAAGATCCTCATCGCCAACCGCGGCGAGATCGCGCTGCGCATCCAGCGCGCATGCCGCGAGCTCGGCATCAAGACCGTCGTCGTGCACTCCGAGGCCGACGCCGAAGCCAAGTACGTGAAGCTCGCCGACGAGTCGGTGTGCATCGGGCCGCCGGCCTCCTCCGCGAGCTATCTCAACGTTCCCGCGATCATCAGCGCGGCGGAGGTCACCGACGCCGAGGCGATCCATCCCGGCTACGGCTTCCTCTCCGAGAACGCCGACTTCGCCGAGCGCGTCGAGCAGAGCGGCTTCGTCTTCATCGGACCGCGCCCCGAGACGATCCGCATGATGGGCGACAAGGTCAGCGCCAAGAACGCCATGAAGAAAGCGGGCGTTCCGGTCGTCCCCGGCATCGACAACACGCTGCCCGAAGATCCCAAGGAAGTGATCCGGATCGCGCGCGAGATCGGCTACCCGGTGATCGTGAAAGCGGCGGGCGGCGGCGGCGGCCGCGGCATGCGCGTCGTGCACACCGAGGCGGCGCTGCTCAACGCGGTCGCGACGACGCGCGCCGAAGCGGGCGCGGCGTTCAACAATCCGAACGTCTATATCGAGAAATACCTCGAGAAGCCGCGCCACATCGAAGTGCAGGTGCTCGCCGACAAGCACAAGAACGCGCTCTATCTCGGCGACCGTGACTGCTCGATGCAGCGCCGCCACCAGAAGGTGATCGAGGAGGCGCCCGCGCCCCACGTCACGCCTCGCGCGCGCGTGAGGATCGGCGAGCGCTGCGCCGAAGCGTGCCGCAAGATCGGCTACGTCGGCGCGGGCACGTTCGAGTTCCTGTACGAGAACGGCGAGTTCTACTTCATCGAGATGAACACGCGCGTGCAGGTCGAGCACCCGGTGACCGAGATGATCACCGGCATCGACATCGTGCAGCAGCAGATCCGCATCGCGTGCGGCGAGAAGCTCCCGATCAAGCAGCGCGACGTGCTGTGCAAGGGCCACGCGATCGAGTGCCGCATCAACGCCGAAGACCCTTACAAGTTCATCCCGTCGCCCGGGCGGATCACGTCGCTGCACATGCCCGGCGGCCCCGGCGTCCGAGTCGACTCGCACGCCTACAACGGCTACTTCGTGCCGCCCAACTACGACTCGCTGATCGGCAAGATCATCGCCTACGGCGACACCCGCGAGCAGGCCCTCGCGCGCCTCAACATCGCGCTCTCCGAGACGGTCATCGAAGGCATCAAGACCAACATACCGCTGCACCTCGACCTCATACACGACGGGGCGTTCGTGCGCGGCGGCACGTCGATCCACTATCTCGAAGAGAAGCTGGCGAAGCTGGCTTCCAAAAAGTGA
- a CDS encoding lysophospholipid acyltransferase family protein: MRWLRIARLALHLARGLFTAAFLFPFQSQATRDREIGEWAAGVLDILALRLTVHGELVKARPLMLVANHVSWLDIFAMQSVAPVRFVAKSEVRRWPLVGWLSARAGTLFIEQSRRHDTLRINKLVGESLRSGEVFAVFPEGTTTDGSRLLKFHASLLAPALQVGATLQPAAIRFTREDGTLCTEAAFDGVRSVWDVVLGVTRHRTVNVSLTFMPPLATDGYHRRELATYAREAIRLTLGLGPSE, encoded by the coding sequence ATGCGCTGGCTGCGCATCGCGCGGCTCGCGCTGCACCTCGCGCGCGGCCTTTTCACCGCCGCGTTCCTTTTTCCGTTCCAGTCGCAGGCGACGCGCGATCGCGAGATCGGCGAGTGGGCCGCCGGCGTGCTCGACATCCTCGCGCTGCGCCTGACGGTGCACGGCGAGCTCGTGAAGGCGCGCCCGCTGATGCTCGTCGCGAACCACGTCTCGTGGCTCGACATCTTCGCGATGCAGTCGGTGGCGCCGGTGCGCTTCGTCGCGAAATCGGAGGTGAGGCGCTGGCCGCTGGTCGGCTGGCTCTCCGCGCGCGCGGGCACGCTGTTCATCGAGCAATCGCGCCGTCACGATACGCTGCGCATCAACAAGCTCGTCGGCGAATCGCTTCGGAGCGGAGAGGTGTTCGCGGTGTTTCCCGAAGGCACGACGACCGACGGCTCGCGCCTGCTGAAATTCCACGCCTCGCTGCTCGCGCCCGCCTTGCAGGTCGGCGCGACCTTACAGCCCGCGGCGATACGTTTCACGCGGGAAGACGGGACGCTGTGCACCGAAGCCGCGTTCGACGGTGTGCGCTCGGTGTGGGACGTGGTGCTCGGCGTCACGCGGCACCGGACGGTGAACGTGTCTCTCACGTTCATGCCGCCGCTCGCGACCGACGGCTACCATCGCCGCGAGCTGGCGACCTACGCGCGCGAAGCTATCCGTCTGACGCTCGGCCTGGGACCCTCTGAATAA
- a CDS encoding carbohydrate kinase family protein: protein MSTLICGSIAYDTIMVFSDRFKNHILPDQLHILNVAFLVPDMRREFGGCAGNIAYSLKMLGGEPLIMATVGDDYGPYEERLDALAIPQTYIRKVEGTYTAQAFITTDLDDNQITAFHPGAMNESHRNHVGDAQSATLGIIAPDGREGMLQHAREYDEAGVPFVFDPGQGLPMFDGAELLEFIRMAEYVTVNDYEAQLIQERTGKTVEQLSKLVKAFIVTLGAKGSLIYSGAERIEIPSVKPEAVVDPTGCGDAFRAGLLYGLAADYDWQTTGRLASLLGSIKIAQRGGQNHRFTPDEIAQRFRDAFGRALA, encoded by the coding sequence ATGTCCACTCTCATCTGCGGCTCGATCGCGTACGACACCATCATGGTGTTCAGCGACCGCTTCAAGAATCACATCCTTCCCGACCAGCTCCACATCCTCAACGTCGCGTTTCTGGTGCCGGACATGCGGCGCGAGTTCGGCGGCTGCGCGGGCAACATCGCCTACTCGCTGAAGATGCTCGGCGGCGAGCCGCTGATCATGGCGACGGTCGGCGACGATTACGGGCCGTACGAAGAGCGTCTCGACGCGCTCGCCATACCGCAGACGTACATCCGCAAGGTCGAAGGCACGTACACCGCGCAGGCGTTCATCACGACCGATCTCGACGACAACCAGATCACCGCGTTCCATCCGGGCGCGATGAACGAGTCGCACCGGAACCACGTGGGCGACGCCCAGAGCGCGACGCTCGGCATCATCGCGCCCGACGGCCGGGAGGGGATGCTGCAGCACGCGCGCGAGTACGACGAGGCGGGCGTGCCTTTCGTCTTCGATCCCGGCCAGGGCCTGCCGATGTTCGACGGCGCGGAGCTGCTCGAATTCATCCGCATGGCCGAGTACGTGACGGTCAACGATTACGAAGCGCAGTTGATCCAGGAGCGCACCGGCAAGACGGTCGAGCAGCTCTCCAAGCTCGTGAAGGCTTTCATCGTGACGCTGGGCGCGAAAGGCTCGCTGATCTACAGCGGCGCCGAGCGGATTGAGATCCCGAGTGTGAAGCCGGAGGCCGTGGTCGATCCGACCGGCTGCGGCGACGCTTTCAGGGCCGGGCTCCTCTACGGCCTCGCCGCGGATTACGATTGGCAGACGACCGGCCGCCTCGCGTCGCTGCTGGGCTCGATCAAGATCGCGCAGCGCGGCGGACAGAATCACCGCTTCACGCCCGACGAGATCGCGCAGCGCTTCCGCGACGCGTTCGGCCGCGCGCTTGCCTGA
- the tpx gene encoding thiol peroxidase — MASVTLGGNPVTVNGNFPKPGDTVPDFTLTGGDLKDVSLKDYAGKRKVLNIVPSLDTPVCQTSTRQFNQRASGLADTVVLVISADLPFASKRFCTTEGLNNVVPLSTFRNRDVHGKLGVDVADGPLKGVTARGVIVLDENNKVLHSELVPEIKEEPKYDAALAALSK, encoded by the coding sequence ATGGCCAGCGTCACCCTCGGCGGCAATCCCGTCACCGTGAACGGCAACTTCCCGAAACCCGGAGACACCGTGCCCGACTTCACCCTGACCGGCGGCGATCTCAAGGACGTGAGCCTCAAGGACTACGCCGGCAAGCGCAAGGTGCTGAACATCGTGCCCAGCCTCGACACGCCGGTCTGCCAGACTTCGACGCGGCAGTTCAACCAGCGCGCTTCCGGTCTCGCCGACACCGTCGTGCTCGTCATCTCCGCGGACCTGCCGTTCGCGTCGAAGCGCTTCTGCACGACCGAAGGCCTGAACAACGTCGTGCCGCTCTCGACGTTCCGCAACCGCGACGTGCACGGCAAGCTCGGCGTCGACGTCGCCGACGGCCCGCTCAAAGGCGTGACCGCGCGCGGGGTGATCGTGCTCGACGAGAACAACAAGGTGCTGCACTCGGAGCTGGTGCCCGAGATCAAGGAAGAGCCCAAGTACGACGCGGCGCTGGCGGCGTTATCGAAGTGA
- the prmA gene encoding 50S ribosomal protein L11 methyltransferase, producing MPWLSATFVVDSNAAELLSDALLGVGALSVDLGDADAGTAFERPIFDEPDGAPAGQWLHARMSALFDVDADVPALMARAFEEAQVPATTAYEVARVEDEDWVRKTQSQFTPQHVTDRLWIVPTWHEPPDPAAINIVLDPGLAFGTGTHPTTRLCLRWLDAKIAGGESVVDFGCGSGILAIAALKLGAGSASGVDIDPQAVTAADRNARQNQVGATFVTAAGQLQAGRIVVANILAKPLIVLAPLIADLTLPGGALALSGILAEQADEVREAYRAWYDFEPAQEEAGWVLLTATRR from the coding sequence ATGCCCTGGCTATCCGCGACCTTCGTCGTCGACTCAAACGCCGCCGAGCTTCTGTCCGACGCCCTGCTGGGCGTCGGTGCCCTGAGCGTCGACCTCGGTGACGCCGATGCGGGCACCGCATTCGAGCGGCCGATCTTCGACGAGCCCGACGGCGCGCCGGCGGGGCAGTGGCTGCACGCGCGGATGTCGGCGCTGTTCGACGTCGATGCCGACGTGCCGGCGCTGATGGCGCGAGCGTTCGAAGAAGCGCAGGTGCCGGCGACGACGGCGTACGAAGTCGCGCGCGTCGAGGACGAGGACTGGGTGAGGAAGACCCAGTCGCAGTTCACGCCGCAGCACGTGACCGACCGGCTGTGGATCGTGCCGACGTGGCACGAGCCGCCCGACCCGGCCGCGATCAACATCGTCCTCGATCCCGGCCTCGCGTTCGGCACCGGCACCCATCCCACCACGCGGCTCTGCCTGCGCTGGCTCGACGCGAAGATCGCCGGCGGGGAATCGGTGGTCGACTTCGGCTGCGGCTCGGGCATCCTGGCGATTGCCGCATTGAAGCTCGGGGCGGGCAGCGCCTCCGGCGTCGACATCGATCCGCAGGCGGTCACCGCCGCCGACCGCAACGCGCGGCAAAACCAGGTCGGCGCGACTTTCGTCACCGCCGCCGGGCAGCTGCAGGCCGGCCGCATCGTGGTCGCGAACATCCTCGCCAAGCCGTTGATCGTGCTGGCCCCTCTGATCGCCGATCTCACGCTGCCCGGCGGAGCGCTCGCGCTGTCGGGCATCCTCGCCGAGCAGGCGGACGAAGTGCGGGAGGCCTACCGCGCGTGGTACGATTTCGAGCCTGCCCAAGAGGAAGCCGGCTGGGTGCTGCTCACCGCGACCCGCCGCTGA
- the phnN gene encoding phosphonate metabolism protein/1,5-bisphosphokinase (PRPP-forming) PhnN, producing MRHRLFYVVGASGVGKDSLIAYARERLATSRAIVFAHRYITRPAECGRENHIELSCAEFAQRERLGLFAMSWESHGYRYGIGVEIDAWLAQGLSVVVNGSRDYVPQVRRRYPDIGVVWVSAPPEVVESRLQSRGRESSREIEARLERNSRLGVEAPDDVLRIDNDGTLETAGERLIALLSS from the coding sequence GTGCGGCACCGCCTCTTCTACGTGGTCGGCGCGTCCGGCGTCGGCAAGGACAGCCTGATCGCGTACGCGCGCGAGCGCCTCGCGACGTCGCGCGCGATCGTCTTCGCGCACCGCTACATCACGCGGCCCGCGGAGTGCGGCCGCGAGAACCACATCGAGCTCTCGTGCGCCGAGTTCGCGCAGCGCGAGCGCCTCGGCCTGTTCGCGATGTCGTGGGAGAGTCACGGCTATCGCTACGGCATCGGCGTCGAGATCGACGCGTGGCTCGCGCAGGGCCTGAGCGTGGTGGTGAACGGCTCGCGGGATTACGTGCCCCAGGTGCGACGGCGCTATCCCGACATCGGCGTGGTGTGGGTGAGCGCCCCGCCCGAGGTCGTGGAGTCGCGGTTGCAGAGCCGCGGTCGCGAGTCGAGTCGCGAGATCGAGGCGCGCCTCGAGCGCAATTCCCGTCTCGGCGTCGAAGCGCCCGACGACGTGCTGCGCATCGACAACGACGGCACGCTGGAAACCGCGGGCGAACGGCTGATCGCGCTGCTGAGCAGTTGA
- the aroQ gene encoding type II 3-dehydroquinate dehydratase, translating to MAKNILVVNGPNLNLLGTREPDKYGSTTLPEIERELTDAAKAAGARLAFFQSNTEGEIVDRIQRAAAEAVDFILINPAAYTHTSVAIRDALAAVRIPFVEIHLSNVHAREPFRRHSYFSDLAVGVISGLGARGYGLALAYALDYARKE from the coding sequence ATGGCGAAGAACATACTCGTGGTGAACGGCCCCAACCTGAACCTGCTGGGGACCCGGGAGCCCGACAAGTACGGCAGCACCACCCTTCCCGAGATCGAGCGCGAGCTGACCGACGCGGCGAAGGCCGCCGGGGCCAGGCTGGCGTTCTTCCAGAGCAACACCGAAGGCGAGATCGTCGACCGCATCCAGCGCGCCGCCGCGGAGGCCGTCGACTTCATCCTGATCAACCCGGCGGCGTACACCCATACCAGCGTCGCCATCCGCGACGCGCTGGCCGCCGTCCGGATTCCCTTCGTCGAGATACACCTGTCCAACGTGCACGCCCGCGAACCGTTCCGCCGGCACTCGTACTTCAGCGACCTGGCGGTCGGCGTGATCAGCGGGCTCGGCGCCCGCGGCTACGGCCTCGCGCTCGCGTACGCGCTGGATTACGCCCGCAAGGAGTGA
- the gcvH gene encoding glycine cleavage system protein GcvH, translated as MTTPTELKYTDQHAWLRTEADGTYTVGITDHAQEALGDVVFVQNPAVGRKVTKGEEVGVIESVKAAADIYAPLSGEIVAVNEALDDAPEKLNEDSYAAWMFRIRADDASELATLIDAAAYQKIADADQP; from the coding sequence ATGACCACACCGACAGAGCTCAAGTACACCGACCAGCATGCATGGCTGCGCACCGAAGCCGACGGCACGTATACCGTCGGCATCACCGATCACGCGCAGGAAGCGCTCGGGGACGTGGTGTTCGTGCAGAATCCCGCGGTCGGCCGCAAGGTGACCAAAGGCGAGGAGGTCGGCGTCATCGAGTCGGTCAAGGCCGCCGCCGATATCTACGCCCCGCTCTCGGGCGAGATCGTCGCGGTCAACGAGGCGCTCGACGATGCGCCCGAGAAGCTCAACGAGGATTCGTATGCGGCATGGATGTTCCGCATCCGCGCCGATGACGCATCGGAGCTCGCGACCCTCATCGACGCGGCGGCGTACCAGAAAATCGCCGACGCCGATCAGCCGTAA
- a CDS encoding symmetrical bis(5'-nucleosyl)-tetraphosphatase: protein MSTYAIGDVQGCYDELRTLLDAVAFDPAADALWLVGDLVNRGPKSAETLRFVKSLGDRAVCVLGNHDLALLVVAAGFAKPHRGDTVDDILNAPDRDELLEFLRTRKLMHVENGYAMVHAGLLPQWTIPEAHSLAREVESALAANDGGLFRHMYGNTPDAWDDALTGYDRLRTIINAMTRIRLVDASGRMEFSHKTGLDGAPEGYMPWFEVHGRRSAGTPIVCGHWAALGLMLEPDLLSIDTGCVWGRQLSALRLEDRRLFQTDCSAYGPSE, encoded by the coding sequence ATGTCCACTTACGCCATCGGCGACGTGCAGGGCTGCTACGACGAGCTGCGCACGCTGCTCGACGCGGTCGCGTTCGACCCGGCGGCGGACGCACTGTGGCTCGTGGGCGACCTCGTCAACCGCGGTCCGAAGTCGGCCGAGACGCTGCGCTTCGTGAAGAGCCTCGGGGACCGCGCGGTCTGCGTGCTCGGCAATCACGACCTCGCGCTGCTCGTGGTCGCGGCGGGGTTCGCCAAGCCGCACCGCGGCGACACCGTCGACGACATCCTCAACGCGCCCGATCGTGACGAGCTCCTCGAGTTCCTGCGCACGCGCAAGCTCATGCACGTCGAGAACGGCTACGCGATGGTGCATGCGGGGCTGCTGCCGCAGTGGACGATTCCAGAAGCGCACTCACTCGCCCGCGAAGTCGAGAGCGCGCTCGCGGCGAACGACGGCGGGCTCTTCCGTCACATGTACGGCAACACGCCCGACGCGTGGGACGACGCCCTGACCGGTTACGACCGCCTGCGCACGATCATCAACGCGATGACGCGCATCCGCCTCGTCGACGCGAGCGGCCGCATGGAGTTCAGCCACAAGACCGGTCTCGACGGCGCGCCCGAGGGCTACATGCCGTGGTTCGAGGTGCACGGACGCCGGAGCGCGGGAACGCCGATCGTGTGCGGCCACTGGGCCGCGCTCGGGCTCATGCTCGAGCCCGATCTCCTCAGCATCGACACCGGCTGCGTATGGGGACGCCAGCTCAGCGCGCTTCGGCTCGAAGATCGGCGTCTGTTTCAGACCGACTGCTCGGCTTACGGACCCTCTGAATAA
- a CDS encoding diacylglycerol kinase gives MKSAHKGKRGITRIWNALFYSLDGLSAAFRHEDAFRQEVLMALVLIPIAVHMPVEGSGKALMVASVLLVLIVELLNSAIEAVTDRVSLEDHILAKRAKDMGSAAVMLALINVPTVWLIVLLS, from the coding sequence ATGAAAAGCGCTCACAAGGGCAAGCGCGGCATCACGCGCATCTGGAACGCGCTGTTCTATTCACTCGACGGGCTGTCGGCCGCATTCAGGCACGAGGACGCCTTCCGCCAGGAAGTGCTGATGGCGCTCGTGCTCATCCCGATCGCCGTCCACATGCCGGTGGAGGGTTCGGGCAAGGCGCTGATGGTCGCGAGCGTGCTGCTCGTGCTCATCGTCGAGCTCCTCAACTCGGCGATCGAGGCGGTGACCGATCGCGTGTCGCTCGAAGACCACATCCTCGCCAAGCGCGCGAAGGACATGGGCAGCGCGGCGGTGATGCTCGCGCTCATCAACGTTCCCACGGTCTGGTTGATCGTGCTGCTGTCGTAG
- a CDS encoding zinc-ribbon and DUF3426 domain-containing protein has translation MSLVTRCPRCRTLFRVTPNQLQARSGRVRCGRCTTAFDAYDALAAETTNILPPPRAEEAVAAEVDATALKMDSRLRGNDDARLRGNDRVPQIATAAAVAPTAPIVEPEPPKTAAAETAYAPQPVPAPVAAAAAPQPIAAPAPEEDEAEERSRFGEIFTHPTPQQRWRAGAAVLAVLLVLQLAYAYRSEIVARSPMLRSATAGVCEHLGCSVPLPQRPELVRIEASDVHMVDAARPQLIQLTATLRSYAGYDLAYPALDLVLTNANEHALARRIFTPDEYLDATRDPDAGIPANAEITVALDLDTGNLNAAGFRLDLLAAPPR, from the coding sequence ATGAGCCTCGTCACGCGCTGCCCGCGCTGCAGGACGCTGTTCCGCGTCACGCCCAACCAGCTCCAGGCCCGTTCCGGCCGGGTGCGGTGCGGGCGCTGCACGACGGCGTTCGACGCGTACGACGCGCTGGCGGCGGAGACGACCAATATCCTGCCGCCGCCGCGGGCGGAGGAGGCGGTCGCGGCCGAGGTCGACGCGACGGCGTTGAAAATGGATTCCCGCCTTCGCGGGAATGACGACGCCCGCCTTCGCGGGAATGACCGCGTACCGCAGATCGCAACCGCGGCGGCCGTGGCGCCCACCGCGCCGATCGTCGAACCCGAGCCGCCGAAGACCGCCGCGGCCGAGACCGCCTACGCGCCGCAACCCGTGCCCGCACCGGTGGCCGCTGCGGCCGCCCCGCAGCCGATAGCCGCGCCGGCGCCCGAGGAAGACGAAGCCGAGGAACGTTCGCGTTTCGGCGAGATCTTCACCCACCCCACGCCGCAGCAGCGCTGGCGCGCGGGCGCGGCGGTGCTGGCGGTGCTCCTCGTGCTGCAGCTCGCCTATGCCTATCGCAGCGAGATCGTCGCGCGCTCGCCGATGCTGCGCTCGGCGACGGCCGGCGTCTGCGAGCACCTCGGCTGCAGCGTGCCGCTGCCGCAGCGTCCGGAGCTCGTCAGGATCGAAGCGTCCGACGTGCACATGGTCGACGCCGCGCGGCCGCAGCTCATCCAGCTCACCGCGACCCTGCGCAGCTACGCGGGTTACGATCTCGCGTACCCCGCGCTCGATCTCGTGCTGACGAACGCGAACGAGCACGCGCTCGCGCGCCGCATCTTCACGCCCGACGAATACCTCGACGCCACGCGCGACCCCGACGCGGGCATACCCGCCAACGCCGAGATCACCGTCGCGCTCGATCTCGACACCGGCAATCTCAACGCCGCCGGTTTCCGTCTCGACCTGCTCGCGGCGCCGCCGCGCTGA